The genomic window GAAAGCAATGTCTAACTTAATTGTTTCTAACCAGCAGTCATTTTTGTCTGCTCTTGTTTCATTTGAATATCATATTGCTTGttgaattattttattgttgcgGATTTAGTTTGTGAGTGCGTGGGAGGCTTAAGGgctgtgctttttctgggggggacgcagaggtacgcatacccctaaacgcatttgtccatttactgtatttatttttcccgatttgaactgtaaaatggtgattttcttgagtcaaaatgagagtacccctaaacaaacaaacaaacaaacaaacaaacaaacaaaagcactgCTTAAGGGTATATGGGGAATCTGCTATAACAAGGGTTCCATTTTgctgatagatagacagacaatGTTGGATTTCACCTCTTGTTGTTCAAATACTCTGGAAGTCTTCCAAATCattttggaaggggggaaaataaTTCTGTAGAGGAGAAATGTTTCTCTCAGCTGGTTTGTAAGAGCTAACACCCAAATCCTCTTCCCTTTCATTCTCAGGTTGGATGACTGTAGTCTATCAGCTAGTCATTGTAAAGATCTCTGCGCCTTTCTGAGCACAAAGCAAACATTGGCTGAACTGAAATTGAACAACAATGAACTGGGAGATGCTGCTGTAGAGTTGCTGTGCAAAGGATTGCTGAGTCCAAGCTGTAACCTTCAGAAACTATGGTAAATCCTCTACAATCTGTCTTGGCTTAAGTTTCGTTAGCCGAAGGTCTCCACAGATGGAAATGTCCACAGTAGCAAGGTTGTCAGTGATAAATTCCCTTCTGGCTGAACAAGTGGCTAAGAATTCCCTTCGGGCTTAGTGTAAACTATCAATCTGATTTTTGCTATTGTTGAACTGTGCTCTCTGCTTCTTATATTCTTCCCATCCAGTTACTACTGTATGGGCTTTTCCTGGAGCAGCTGGACTGGGGGGCCTCTGTTCACCTATAATCAAACCATTTGCTTAGGCTGTATGCTGTTTCCTCAACATTGCCCAGAAGTAGTGGTGCTGTTTTGCATGCTCTTAAAAGACTGCCACACCTTGATTCACCTTCACAGTGACCCAATAGGTTAGATTGCAGGACTTGGgctcctgtctgtctgtctacctaTTTGGGGTTAGATGCTGAGTTCTTCCAGCTCTCACACCTTCCAAAGCTCACATGTGCTTATTAGCTTCATACGGGACAAGGAATGGATCTTTGTGACTACTCCTGAATTGGGTGAAGGGGAACTGGGCACCTGGAGATATGAAACCAGTGGCAGATCAAAGAACATCTCAAGTGTCAAGAGGGCTTTGTGTTCATTAGCTCATCCTGGCAACTGAAACAATGTGTTTCGCTTTTAGCGCCAGCACCCCGGAGAGCAGTCTGGAAAGTTGCTTCTAGTAAAATGTGGCTGGAATTGCTGCTCTTCAAATGGCAATTACAGCCTTCCTGATCATATGCCTTTATGGCTTCAACTTAAATGGTCCCAGTCAGTCTGGGCTGCACTAGTGCAGTGCAGTCTCTGATCTTGTAGGCTGTTTTCTCCTACCACAGTTTGCagttgcaacacatggcttgaaTATATAGAAAATATCACTGTGGAGGGGATGGTGTCTCTAGTTACATGACTGAGAAGAGGAGTGCAGAGGGTTGACTCCGTTGTTTTTCCTCTTGAAAACTCTGTTAAGTGGTATGACTTGCTAGGCTGCATTTTTTCTACATACCTGCTGGGCTTGAAACACACTGTGCAAAAatcgggggggcaggggggctatAGCACAAAAGCGCTGTGGTGGGAGAAGCTTTGTCTGTCTTTGTGCCCTTGAGATAACTTAAGGGACATACATGGCCTTTGCCTACTCAAAAGACACCAGCATTAATTAATATTTGGTTCCCCATGGACATCAGTATCATCTGCAGAGATTTTATAGATGTAAGCTTAGAATATAGCCTTATGCAAACACAGAATTGTACAGTATATTTCAAATAATATTTCAATTACCAAGACGTCAAGGTAAAACAATAAATATGGAGTTCTAGGGAGGCTGACTTAACCCTGCCTTGTTCTTCCAGGCTGCAGAACTGCAACCTCACCAAAGGCTGCTGTGAGAGTCTCCGTTCTGTGCTCAGCAGCAAGCCATCCCTGACAGAGCTTCACCTGGGAGACAACAGTTTGGGCACAGAAGGAGTTAAGATATTGTGCCAGGGACttttggattcaaactgccagctggagaagcttCAGTAAGTGACTACTAGATTTGTTAGCAAAGATCTCTTGGCTGAGAAGATTTCTCAAGTTAGAAAGCATCTTCTCTTTTCAAACTCAGGTGCATCTTGCTATGGTTGTGGGTTACCCTCAAGGAGTTGGATGAAAACAGCTGAGGCTGATAGTGAACAATTCCTCTCCAAATTGCTTGTAAAAAACAAAGTGTGTTTTGTATAGTGTCTTTTCTCAGATTTACACACACTTTCTGATAACAatatccgagagagagagagagagagagagggggggagggaaagacacATATCAGAGCTGGTATGGGTGAAAATatttactattaataataattaatataccgcTCAATGCCAAAATAAGCTTCATAAGCAACAGGTATAAAAACTAAtaacacaaacattaaaatataaactatgcaataaaacaattccatgaGTAATCATTGTGTCTAGATTagctttccccaccccaacctggGAGTCTCcagtctccagttgttttttggactacaggtcTCATCATCCCTGGTGATTGGCCATACTGGGTGGGAATGATGGACAACGGAGCTCCCCAAAACTTatggaggcaccaggttggggagggctgGTCCAGATGTGTGTTCAGAAGGAGGAAGTTTGTGCTTGAACGTGCCAGACTGTTTGAGCCTCCTTATCTATTGGGGAATCTTTCTGTTCTTCTCCTATAGGCTGGAATACTGTGAGCTCTCAGCAGAGAACGTGGAGGCTCTCAGCTCTGCCCTGCGCACCAAGCCATCCCTGAAGGAACTCAACCTGAGCAACAACAAACTAGGGGATGCCGCAGTGAAGCAGCTTTGCCAGGGCGTGCTGGACGACAACTGTAACCTGCAATCACTGCAGTAAGGCCTCTATTTCCAACCCCTGGCTCTCTCCCCAGGCTCAGCCCCTCTTGATTAGGCTGCACCCACTTCACTGCACCTGCCACAAATCCTTCACCAACAGCCATGGTCTCTTCTGCAGCTTTCATGGCTGTTCTGGAATTGCTCACCTCTTTGGTTCTGTCAGTGCTTCCTGCATTTTTGCCGGCGATCGGAACCGCTTGGGCAGTTACACAAGCTCCTTGTGGCTTTCACGAGCCTTCGGAGTGAGGGGCACCGTTAAGAAGAAAAGTCTGGTTATCTGCCGAGTCAAGGCAGCTTCAATGGGAGCTCCCCACTCAATGCATTTGGAGGGATCTGAAACAACAATCGCAGAAGGAGCAGCCCCCTCTCTGTAACTGCTCAGCTGGTTCCTGGGTAACGTAGGGGGCTAGGAGATTGGTTTGAGTGGGGTGTAACAATGGCTACTTGCTGCAACCTCTGTAATTGTGGCCCTTAAAGCAGAAGTCTTGGCAGTGTGTGTAACATGTTAACAGTTGtggcttggttttggaacagcttagttcacaaacaacttggaactcgaacgccacaaacccgtaAGTAgatgttccggtttgcaaactttgcctcGAAAGCCGGACGTCCGGcgcggcttccacggcttctgattggctgcagcacgCTCCTGCAGCTagtcggaagccgtgccttggtttctgaatgtttcagaaatcgaacagacttctggaacgcattctgttcaaaaaccaaggtacgactgtctaTGCAAATTTACAGCACATTGGAAACTTCATTTAAGATTAATGTGATGCCACTTCTGAATAAAATCAGTTGGAGGTTTTCTTTTCTCCGAAAACCATCTTATggcaaagaaacacacacacagcatattcCACTGCATTCCTTGGTGCACAATCATTTggataaggttttttttgggggggggggagtttttgcaGTGCTCAATGAGCCTCTAAGGAGTTTCTCCACTGGCCAACAAAACTGGCAAAATTGAAATAATGTGTGCATCTGctagtgtgtggcagctgtgggcAAGGTTGCTGAACAGAACATAATTGGTGGTTTGGCTTCTTGTTTTCCTGCAGACTGGAGAGCTGTGGCATCACACCTGCCAGCTGCCGGGACCTCAGTGCTGTGCTAAGTTCAAAGCCGTCCTTGACTGAGCTCTGCATAGGCGAGAACAAGATTGGTAACGCAGGTGTAGCCCTCTTGTGCCAGGGGGCCTTGAATCCCAACTGCAAAATAAGCAAGCTGTGGTAAGTGGCTTTATCTAGAGCAGGTGTAGCTTGTCAACTGCAGGCTGTCACAAGAGCgggctattttctctctctctaatctttcttggttttcaaatagtGTCACTGTGGTTGCAGTATTTTGGTGTCCTTATGTGAGTGTTAATGTGTCTTTTTACTATGCACCTTTTAAAGAATTCCTATGccatttaaataatttttgtgtAATTCAAATATTTTCCATGTACCTTTTTGATAATATCTTTATAAACCTTGtaatttttaaacaccttttctcctttttttctaaaTGTGTACCTTTTCGTAATGCAATATATAGTGGGTTGTGTTGTGCTGGTGGATACTGAATTGTGTGTTGTAGGAGCCAGATCTGTTTTAACTACATGTCTGATCCTGAAAGCTTCTCATGTTACAAAATGTGCAGAATCCAGTCTCATAAACTTCATTCCTACAAGCCTGTACATTTCCCAGCCCTGggaaacatgcttttaaaaacttttgcaGTGCCAATGAGAATCAATAGTAAAGGCTCTATCCTCCGTAAATCATTTTTATCACCAATGTGCATTCCTAGGACTTCAGGTAAGTGTTTGCCAGACAAGCTTTGCAGATGGAACTCTAAATGTTTCATATCCAGTGTTGCTATTCTTGCTAGTGCAGTAGACTTCTTCTTGTGCAACATAATTTACCTCCTCTGCAGCCTTCTGCAAACactcaaaatctgctctagaggttTGGAGGACAGGGATGACCTGTAGCGTCAGTGGAACTCTGCATGCGCAGCACTGGCTGCTTCTTTCACTGCCGAATTTTCCAGGGGAGAAAATGTGGGAGTTTATGTGAATAAGGGTCATATATCCAAATTACACCCACACTTACTGACATAATCAAGGGcagggagcctgtggctctccaataTTGTTGGACCACATCCCTGACCAGTGAccatcctggctgggactgatggccATTGAAGTCCAACAGTAGCTGGACTGCAGGTTAGCCATCCTTGCCCTAAGGAGTTATTGGACCTTTCAGGCTTAGACACATTGGTAAATGGACTTCACTCCTGGTATGTGTCTGTTTGGCTGACATGGGGTTTCCATTGTAGGCCGCACATGCATTTGGTTGGAGATGTCTGTTGCTCCTGCTTAATGCAGGAGGGAAACCTTGTGTATGAGGATTTGGCTTAATatagtggtgcctctggttaagaacttaattcgttccggaggtccgttcttaacctgaaactgttcttaacctgaagcattacttctgggttagcggagtatgtaacctgaagcgtctgaaacctcaagcgtctgtaacctcaagcgtctgtaacccgaggtaccgctatACAGCAAACGGTCATGCTCATGTGGACTCCAGGGGTTGCACATGGCACACAC from Lacerta agilis isolate rLacAgi1 chromosome 1, rLacAgi1.pri, whole genome shotgun sequence includes these protein-coding regions:
- the RNH1 gene encoding ribonuclease inhibitor; protein product: MDLDIQSKELSGSNWTELLPTLSQYKTIRLDDCSLSASHCKDLCAFLSTKQTLAELKLNNNELGDAAVELLCKGLLSPSCNLQKLWLQNCNLTKGCCESLRSVLSSKPSLTELHLGDNSLGTEGVKILCQGLLDSNCQLEKLQLEYCELSAENVEALSSALRTKPSLKELNLSNNKLGDAAVKQLCQGVLDDNCNLQSLQLESCGITPASCRDLSAVLSSKPSLTELCIGENKIGNAGVALLCQGALNPNCKISKLWLWECNISAPGCKDLSNVIGTKETLKDMSLIGNNLKDAGMEFLCQGLKDPKSKLESLWLRECGLTSTCCKSLGSALSVNGTLKELHIGGNNLCDAGVTDLCEGVLSPSCNLQSLWLGQSELTEVCCDKLAEVIVGKPCLQELDVSYSHIGDQGVRKLCEAVRSPNCNLKYLILYDTYWTTDVDNELKALEESKPGFKVVT